The Microcoleus sp. bin38.metabat.b11b12b14.051 genomic sequence GGTCAGATATGTGATTGGCATGATGAAGCAGAACTATGACGAATCCACAATGTTTCGATAAAGTGCAACCTGATAATCGCAGATTTTGAAGTTGAGATCGCTTTATATGGCAAAGTGCTGTTAAAAACTCCAAATCTGCCGCTGGTAACTGAATTTTTAACAACTGCCACCGACATCTTAGCGCGATCGCGCGCTTTGATCGGGGTTCTCTAAATCAATACAGTTATATTTTTACTCGCGCGCGACGATTATCGGCAACTATAACTTTTCACAGCAACTTTAAGCGCTATCTCCACAACCAGCTACTTTTGATAGAGCACAAGTTAATTCCAGCTAGGTACAATAACCATAGTAGGATGCAACGCCGCGGAGGTATGGATGATGAAAGCAGTTATTGCAAGTATTGGCACTGCTCTGGGACTGAGTTCAATTTTTATCGGTTTCACCCCGGCGGTTATCGCCCAACCCAGACTGCAACCAGCGCCCCAAAATTCAGAAACTACTTTATCTGGGGATTCCCTCAGGAATGTGGAAGACAGAACCGTAGACTCGGACTACCAAAACTTGATTGGCGAATCAGAAACGGCGGCTAATGCTGCTATTCGGGAGCGCAGCTTGGCGGATACGTTTCGCCTGAAAGTCGGCCCGGAATTGGAATTTATCACTACTCCTTCCGACGCCCAGCGCCAAGGAAATCCCTTGCCCATCAAACCTAGCGACAGCGGTACAGAAGCGGGAGTTCAGCTTCTGCTTGGACTTTAGTAGTTTTAATTTAATTAACTTTCAGCCAGCCATCGATCGCCCAACCCAATTTTCGACGATCGGAACTCTTGTGACTGCGATCGCTTTTTTCCCTAACTTTTATCACAAGTTTTGTGCGGCTTCCATCACAGGAGAGGGTTTATTCGCAACCTATAATTGGGGCTATCAAACATCCGATCCAGCCCGATTAGATACGTATCTTTACAATAGCGCATAAAACTGGCGTTGAAGGTCATGGGAAAGGCTCAACTGATCGATTATTTGCGGGGGGAGTTGGCGATATCGAATTCTGCGATCGCCGTTGCTCTGAGACACGACGAACAAGATGCCGGCCAACTGCCCATGGTTCTGTGGCAGTACGGGTTAGTCACCCTAGAACAGTTAGAGCTAATTTTTGATTGGCTGGAAGCTGAGGGGGCTTAGCAATGCCCAAATCCCCAGTTGACAAATATGGATATCGGATATCGGATTGTAGATTTTTGACAAATAAAGCTTACACCAACGGTCGTCGAGAAGTATAGGGTTGAGTGTTGAGGTTGAGGTTGAGGTTCTGTTTAATTTTTTACCTTTGGGTAAGATTCAAATATGCACTAGGGACACAGCACTGCTATGTCCCTATTGTTATGGCAGCAGACGCTATAAAAAAACAAACCCCAGCAACTTTTAGGTTTCCGGGGCTTGTCTGATTGAATTTGGTGGCGGGAAGTGGATTTGAACCACTGACCTTCGGGTTATGAGCCCGACGAGCTACCAGGCTGCTCTATCCCGCGTCGCTTTGTTTATCTTTGTTCTCTAAAATCAAACCCTACAATCGTTAAGATTGTAGGGATTGTTTTAAGTTGGTGGCGGGAAGTGGATTTGAACCACTGACCTTCGGGTTATGAGCCCGACGAGCTACCAGGCTGCTCTATCCCGCGTCGCTTTGTCTACTCTCTAATATAAACACATCTTTCTAGAAATTGCAACCCCTAAGTCAAAAAAAAATTTTAAATGGTGGGAGGGGTTGCTCCGATCGTCTCAGAGTATCGATCGGATGGGGAGAGGGAGGCTAGATATACAATTTAAATGCAGAACAACTTAGAGCATCGAAACTTCCCCGACCACCTCCAAGCGTTTAAAATCGCTGAGAGTTAGGTAAGTGTCGGAAAGAGTTTCGGCGATCGTCGCAGTAATCCAGCCCAACTGCTTGAGCAAGTGAATCGCCACAGCAAACTGAGCGCGCTTGCCCCCATCGGCGACCTTAATTGCCAAGCCCATACCTTCACCAACGCGGCCGATGCACTGCACTCCTTCGGCGCCGGACTTGCTCACCAATTCCCCTTGAGTCAAGCGCATCAGTTCCGTGTCAAATCTACCGTCACCGGCAACCATCATCGGGTGGTGAGTCATAGCGCGCACAATCCGCTCCATATCCACATTGTCGCCGGAGGCTAATTTAGCGTACAAAGACGCCATTTGTCCCAACTGCAACAGATAGGTAGGAGCGCCGCAGTCGTCGCGAGCGCTGATAAACTCTTCGGCAGGCATGGCGAGCAAGTCAGCCACCTTGCCCAAAATAAGCTGCTGGACGGGATGTTTGCGGCGCAAATAAGTTTCCAGCGGCCAGTGCAGTTGCTGGCACACAGCGAGCATTCCGGCGTGTTTCCCGGAACAGTTGTATTGCAGGGCGCTCTTTTTGCCTTCGGGAATGGGGCATTGGAGTTTAGATGGGTCAATGTCGCAGCGCCACAGGACGTTAAACACCTGTCGCGATTGCTCGATCGTACCTTGATGGGAACTGCAAATAATCGCTAAATCTCGATCGGTCAATTCGTAGCGTTCCAAAGTCCCGCTCGCCGTCACAGCCAAAGCTTGAAAAGGCTTGAGAGAAGAACGGATAAATGCCGCCGTTTCCGAGTTACCGGCAACGGAAAGAACGCGGCCGCGTTTGTCGCAGACAGCGGCCTGGGCGCGATGTCTAGATTCTGGAATGCCTTCGCGCAGCAGTGTGACTTCCAATTCGGGAGCTTGGGTTCGTTTTCCCCTTGTCATATCAATTTTAGATTTTAGATTTTAGATTTTAGATTGGGGCCCGTGGAAATTTTGATCCCCTATGTCGCAACGGGGCGGGCACGGGGCACCGCCCCTACGACTCAAAACTTCCCTTTTACCATGAACGATTACAAACAACTCCAAATTAGTCCCCCGGCAACCAGCAATACTGTCAAACCATAAAATGTCTGCCTCAGACGCCTGAGAATTGGTTCTAGTTCGTAGTTGACAATCAACTTGTCTTGAGCTAATACTTCGGGAGTTTTAGGCCAAGATTGACAATCGTACCAGCCAGACTCTTCGTAGACGACTGTGGGATTTGATAGGCGCGATCGCACGTAGAACCAACCCAAGTAAAGTCGCAGCAAAGCTAATCCTAGAATAAAACCGGCACCAGCAGCACCGCACAGGGCAAACTGAAGTGGATACTTGAGGGGAGCAAAGCTAGAAGCAGCTATCGGCCCGGATACCAAGCAACTCCAAGCCCATACCCAGGCGAGTTTGGCCAGATATGCGGGCCAGTCGAGAATTACCCAGCTAAAAAACCAGGATTCTGTAAGTTCTTGGTATTCATTAAGGGGGCGCTGTTCTTCTGGAACAGGACAAATAGAAATAGAAGCGTTTTTCACATCAGCGTTCCTCTGCGGGGGAAAATTCAATTCGTTCGGCGTGTCCCCAGAACGCTTCTAAATTGTAGAATTCGCGCTCTTGAGGTTTAAAGATGTGGATAATCGCGTCGCCGTAGTCCATGACGACCCAACTGGCGTCTGATAGCCCTTGTGTACGCAGCGGCAAGCGTCCCCATTCTTCTTCTACTTGGTCGGCGATGGCTTGGGAGATGGCTCGTACCTGCACGTTGGAAAATCCGGTGACGATCGCAAAGTAGTCAGCCAAATAGCACACTTCTGCCACGCCCAGCAATACAATATCAACTGCTTTGCGGTCATCGGCAGCTTGTGCAGCCGTTACGATCAAGCCGCGCGCTTCGTCTGGGGATGTGGCGTCGGTTACTGTGGACTGAGTTCTGGAATATTCGAGTTGGGTTATATCTGACATTAAGTGTTTAAGTTCCTAGTTGAGAGAGTAAAGGGAAATGGGTACTTTGACGCGATCGATTGTTGGCAGTTTTAGACTGGAAATACGAGTTAAATTCAAGCCAAAAGTAAGTACAGGATTGCTGATAAATTTTACTGTTAACTTGTGATTTGTCCGATCGACTTTCCTGTCGAATTTCCTATTTTGGGCGATTCGCGAGCCATTGAGAGAGCCCAATTGCGGGTAAGTATGGTGCGCGGGTGAATGTAGCAGCGAGTTTCTAGCAAATATTTGAGAGAATAATCGCTAGCTTGCCACACGGCTGCATAGAGATTTTGCCAGCTTGTCTCGCGCAGTGCTGCTAGTTCGGGTGTGTTGCCGCGGCTCGGCTCTATAGCGTCTGCGATAAATACGGCACAACTGAGCTGGCTCATGTTTGGTCTGCCGAGGGTGTGATTGGCGATTGCGTCCAAAATTTCTCGATCGACCACCCCGAATTCGTCTCTGGCGACGATCGCGCTGGCGTCTGCATGGAGCAGGTGCGGGTGTGCTTCCAATACTGAGTCTAACTCTAAACCTTCCTTCTGAGCCATTTGCAGCAGCAGTTGGGGTTTAAAGTATTTTGCTGCGTCGTGCATCAGTCCTGCCGATCGGGCTTTTGCTTCATCCAGGCCGTAATGGCGAGCCAAGTCTCCTGCCGTCTGTTCGACTCCGAGGATATGTGTGATGCGGGCGGCAGGAACGCGGTGTGAGAGCCAACCTAGGACGTTTTCGCGTGTGGGTGCAAGTGTCAAATATTAACTCCAAAATTGTAGGAGCTACTATTTTAGCGTTTTGTTTTAATAGACTGCGGTGTGGTGATATTTGGGGTGATTGGGCGATCGGCTCTTTGGCAGTTACGTTATATTTTATGGTAGCTGCTTGAATATTCAAAACTCTCCCCTACCTCAACAATTAGTCTGATGGATTTGCTATTTTTTCTAATTATCTCATTTTTTCTACTTTTAGTTAGTGCCATTAAAGGTTATTTTGTCGTTTATCCGCTGCTAGCTTCTCTGGCAATTTTTATTCTTATTTTATTGAACAGGGGATTTCCACTAAACAGCTTAATCAAAATGGCTGTTGCTGGAAGTCAAAAATCTTTTTCAGTAATCGGTATTTTACTGTTGATCGGGGCAGTCATGGCCGTCTGGATGGCGGCGGGGACGGTTCCAGTTCTCGTATATTGGGGCATCAAATTAATTAGCCCTCAGTATTTTATATTTTGGGCGTTTGTCTTAACTAGCATGGTTTCTGTGCTGCTGGGAACTTCCTTTGGCACTGTGAGTACGATCGGCATTGCTTTAACGATCGCAGCCAAGGGCAGCGCTGTCAATCCCAATACGATCGCCGGAGCAATTATTGCCGGAGCTTATTTTGGCGATCGGTGTTCTCCAATGTCTTCTAGCGCTAATTTGATTGCCGCAATTACCCGTACAGAAATTTATACTAACCTCAAAAATATGGCGCTAACAGCTTTTTACCCGCTGATAGTTTCCAGCATTTTGTATTTAATTTTATCCCTAACAAATCCCGTTGAATTTGCTGGCAACAACCTCACTATTGACCTTGGAGAAGCCTTCAATCTTAACTGGATAACTTGGCTGCCAGCCTTGACAATTTTAATCCTTTGTGTGTTGCGAGTAGAAGTCAAAATTGCCATGACTGTTAGTATAATTGCCGGAAGTGCGATCGCCATTTTCGTGCAAGGTTATTCGCCGATCGATATTCTGCAATTTGCGATCGCTGGATTTAAGCTAGAATCAACTTCTAGTTTAAAAGATATTGTGGCGGGAGGAGGGATTTTGTCGATGCTCAAAGTTTCAACAGTTGTGATTGTATCGACAGCATTTGCCGGAATTTTTGCGGGAACGAAAACGCTAGATTTTATTGAAGTTTATCTCAACAAAGCTCGATCGAGAAGCGATTTGTTTTTGGGAACAACAATCATCAGCATTTTATCAGCCGCCTTTGGCTGCACCCAAGCTATAGCTATCATCCTGACTCATCAGTTAGTTGAGAAAAAATACCGAAAAGAGGGATTAGATGATTATCAACTTGCTCTCGACTTGGAAAATACTGCTGTTGTGATTGCTCCCTTAATTCCGTGGAATATTGCCGGATTAGTGCCTGCAACTGTCTTGGGTGTCAATTCAGATTTTATCCCTTATGCTTTTTATTTGTATCTCATTCCTTTATTTAACTTAATTCAAATGAAACGGGCTAAACCACTTCAAGAAAGTTAACAAATTTAAATGAATAATAAAATATCAATTGGTTATTTTTTGGCAGTAGTTGCGACGGTGATTTGGGCGGGAAACTTCATCGTCGCTAGGGCTTTGAATCAGGAGATTTTGCCGATGGGTTTAGCTTTTTGGCGATGGGCGATTGCTGTGGCAACTTTGGCTCCCTTCACCGTGCGGGCGGCTGTGCATGACGGGAAATTGATCAAAAAAAATCTTGCTTACTTGACTGTATCGGCACTATTAGGCGTAACTGCTTTTAACACTTTAATTTACGTTGCTGGCCACACAACCTTAGCGGTGAATATGGCGTTAATTGCCACTTCTTCCCCGGTTTTTATTGTACTTATGTCTCGTTTTTTTTACGGAGAAACTATCTCCTTAACGCGGGCCGTCGGTATTGCGATCGCCGTCAGCGGTGTTGTATTGTTAATTGCGGGAGGCTCGTTAGAGAGGCTGCTGAGTATTTCGTTGGCGATCGGCGATTTGTATATGCTGTTAGCATCTATAATCTTTGCTGGCTACACGATGCTGGTAAAGCGCAAGCCGCCCAACCTGCGGATGACAACTTTCACTTTTTGTACTTTTAGCTTGGGGCTGTTGTTTTTATCGCCCTTCTATGCGCTGGAATGTTGGATTTATCAGCCTGTGGCGTTCAATCCTGCGATCGTCCTAGGGTTACTTTATGTGGGGGTGCTCTCTTCGGTAGTGGCGTTTCTGGCGTGGAATCAGGCGATCGCCCTAATTGGCCCGAACCGCACAGCTTTAATCTATTACTTGATTCCGGTGTTTAGCGGTATTGCTGCGTGGCTGTTTCTCGGTGAAGCGATTTCGTTCGTGCATATTCTTAGTACGTTGGCGATCGTCTGCGGCATTATGATTACTAACCGCACTTAATCAAGCCTTACAAAAATTCATAATCTGCCGCAACAATGAATTATATTATTATGTCAAATAATATCGTGTCCGATCGATATAACCGCACGCGCGATCGGGTTCGTAGTGCGGACTTGAGTCCGCTCCCAGTTTGTGTAGGGTGTGTCGCCATTCTTGAGCCGTGAATTCTATCGACCATCTCATGGCGACGCACCAAGCGACAATATTTGAATAAAGAAACCCATTTTTTTTAGTAAGACTTTTTATAAATAGTATAACTCCGCATCCTCATTTTTGATAAAATAGGAGTCAGCCATAATTGTCCAATCATCTTTGAGCAAAGAATTTTTAACTTCATTAGTTATTGAAAAACCCCGGTGCGTCGCTATGAGATTGTCAATAGAATTCATAGATTTTCGCAGAGCGACACACCCTACTGCTTAAAGAACCCCGGTGCGTCGCTATGAGATTGTCAATAGAATTCATAGATTTTCATGGGGACACACCCTACTGCTTAAAGAACCCCGGTGCGTCGCTATGAGATTGTCAATAGAATTCATAGATTTTCGCAGAGCGACACACCCTACTGCTTAAAGAACCCCGGTGCGTCGCTATGAGATTGTCGATAGAATTCATAGATTTTTCGCAGAGCGACACACCCTACTACTAATTCTAATTACTTGGGCAAAGGTGCCAAGACTTTCTCAGCATGACTCGCCGCTACCGCCGTAAACAAAGCCTCATAATGATTCAAAGCTTCCTCAAATCCGTAATTCTCCACAGCATACTTTCTGCCTTGCTCGCCCAGCGCATCCACCCGATCGCAATTTAAGAACAAATCCTCCACAGCATCCGCCAAAGCCTGCGGATCTTCCGGCGCTACCACCACCCCACCACCGCTTTGCTGCACTGCTTTGTGGGCCGTACCAGTTTCAGGAACCGAAGCTAAAATAGCCCGGCCACTAGCAAGAAGCACTTGAATTTTTGAAGGCATATTAAAGTTAGTAACCCGGCGCTTTTGTACGACTAAACTAACATCGGCAGCAGCTAACATTTCGGGCAATTTTTCTCGGGGTTCAAAGGGCAGTAGCATTACATTAGTAGCTTTGTAAGTTTCGCAATCTTGTTGCAAGCGCGCTAGGGCTGTTGATTCTCCGACAATTACAAAAGCAATTTCCGGTATGTGTTTCAAACGGGCCGCTGCTTTGACCACTGTTTGCAAACCCTGGGTGAGCGCAATATTTCCCGCATAGAGAACCACAAATTTGTCATTGAGTTTGTGGGTTTCACGAAATGGGTTATTTTGTTTTGGTAAGGGGCGAATGAAGTTAACATCAACCCAATTGGGAAGGCAAACTATTTTTTCCGGCGGTACTCCCTGAGAGTGCAATTTGCTGACAAAACCGCTGTCGATGACGCTGACTTGGCTGGCTGTGCTGTAGGCAAATTTTTCTAAGGCGTCAGCAATTTGAATTAGCATTCCGTTTTTCTTGACTAAGCCGACGCGCACTGCTGCTTCTGAGACTATATCCTGTACGTTGAGGACGATCGGGATATTGCGAAGAGCTCCGTAAAAGGCGACCGGCACGCAAATCGGTAAAGGGGGCATTGTCGAGAAAATCACGTCGGGACGCCAGCCTCTGAAGGCTTGGACGGCGCTGGATACGACAAAACTGCCGTCTAGCAAAAGCCTGTCTAACAGGCTGGGATGGGGGCCGTTGACGCGCAGGTAGCTGCGCTGAATTGTCACGCCTTTGTGTTCTTCGGTGAGGTAGAATTTGCCCCGATATTGGGGATAAATCCGGCGCTGGGGATAGTTCGGCATTCCGGTGACGACTCGAACTTGGTGCCCGCGCTTGACTAAGCCTTGGGCTAGTTCTGTCATCAAGGGGGCAATGCCGATCGGCTCTGGATAGTAGTTATAGGAATAAATTAGAATACGCATAATATCTAGTTTGAAGCAAATTATCGAGCCGCCGCGTGCCGTCTCGCCTGCACCCGCCCAATTGCACGGGATGTGGTTGGGTTTTGGGGAGCCTCTTTGGGGGGCGGCGCGAAAACTTTTCAGTTTTTGCCACAGAAGCCGCCCTGACTCAGGCGGGCACCAGAAGCCCTCAGGTAAGGTTTTTGCGCATTACCAGGCAGTTGCAGCTATCATCGGTACGAATATAGCCAAGCTCGTCGGTGAGCTTGTACATAAATACAAGTCCCCTTTCTCCTTCTCTGTCCAAAGGATCGCGCTGCTCTTGCATGATCGAGTGCAGCTTTGCTTCGAGATTGAAGGGTTGACCCCTGTCCCAAATCCTAATTTCTAAGTAATCTGCAAACACTTTTACCTCAATGTCGATCGGCGTCTCAGGGGGCAAGTTATGGTGAGCATGGCGGACAGCGTTTGTAAAGCCTTCGTTGATTATCAGCCGGCACTGCCACCAGAAATCCTCTGGTAGCATGGGCAAAACGATATTCTCCAACCATTCCAAAACGGATGTTAAAGCCTTGAGGTCTGTTTCAACCTGAAGGTGCGACTCGCCCTTTGGTTGCTTGTCTTTCATCTTTCTTCCCCCTGGTCGGCCCCCACCTGCGCTGCCGTCAGCGCAGGTTGGAGAGGAAAAGGAGGGCTCTGTCTTGGCAACATATTACTTAAGTCAAGCTTGAGTTGAAGAAGCCCGTTTTGCCTCAAGGTGAGCATTCCTTTCGCACCATTTACTCGCACAGTACATGAGAGACTTCCGATACTGTAACTCGCCTCGGTAGGGCGTTTAAATAGGGAAAATTCCCGAATCAGTCGATTTGAGATTTTCCATTTAAAATTGACTCCACAGATGAATCAAAGGAGCCCGAACTTGAGTCTAAACTTTTGGGCGATCCGCGGCAGCATTTGGAAAGCCACTATGCGTTTTTAGGCGGGGTCAGCTTGTGAGGCATAGATTTGAGCTGCGATTGTGTTAGTAGTCGATACTTTTCTCAACACGTGTGAGTTATTGTAGTCCTCGAAAACCCTGCTGCGGTGATTCGATCGCGACCTCGAACTCGCAAATTGCTAATTCCTGCTCTGATTCTTGACCTGGCAACTAGCAGCGCATTTTCTGTGTGAATTTTAACACTTAATGCTAGCGCAGGTATCGCGATCGATCGCCTGCTTGACTTGCGTATCTGTTTCGAGTTGCCGTCGCCCGCCGCCAACAGCAACACCAAAGTTCAGCCGTGAGTTGTTGATGGCTCTTACATAGCCCCACTATTTTTGTTAAACAGCACAGTTATGGTTTTAACAATTAGTTTCAGGTCATACATCAGGCTCCACTCTTGCTGATATTTTAAATCTAAACGAATGACATCTTCAAAATCGCGGACTTTAGAGCGACCATTGACTTGCCATTCGCCAGTCATCCCAGGTTTGACATCCAAACGCTGCCACTGAGGGACTTCGTAGCGCTCAACTTCGTCTGGAGTAGGGGGTCTAGTTCCGACTAGACTCATTTCGCCTTTGAGGACGTTCCAAAACTGCGGCAGTTCGTCGAGACTCGTCTTACGCAAGATGCGCCCGACTTTGGTAATCCGGGGGTCGTTGTCATTTTTGAAAAATGCGCCGGAAGCTTGGTTTTTAATTTGGGCTTTCATGGCTTCGGCGTTAGTGCACATCGATCGAAATTTCCAAATCCGAAATTTTTTCCCCATCCAGCCGCAGCGGGTTTGTGCAAAAAGTATCGGGCCCGGATCGTTAATCGTGATGGCTGCCGCTATGGGTACGAGCAAAATTCCCGTAATCACCAAACCGACGATGGCGCCAACGATGTCTATCAGACGTTTCACCAGCGATTGCACGGAGGGGTGCGTCATCGGTAGCTGATTGTCTGAGGATTTGGTGTCTACAGAAGTTGAGGTTGCAGAAGGCTGCTCGATGGTTAGGACTTGATCTAGGCTGGTGAGAGCAAATACTGCCATCACCTGGGGCTTGAGGCTTCGGAGCACCAAGTCGCTGCCGCGCTGTTTGACAAATTTCAGATTGCTGACTAAAGCACCGATTCCGCTACTGTCAATGAATGTCGTTTGACTGAAGTCTAGGACAATTTTGCTGGGAACGGTGCTTCCAGAGAAAAGTTGCTGGCAGGTTGTCTTAAAGTTTACGGCTTCAAGTACGCTCAAGCGCACGGGTATGTGAACCGAGGGAATCTCGTCCAAGTATGTAACCCGAAAATCTGCCTCTGGGGTTTGGCTGACCATGAAGTCCTAGTTTCAAATTTCAAGCTGATGTCTTTAGCCTATTCTGTCTTAGCGGCTTCACGTTTACCAAATTTTGTTCCGATCAAAAGGCCAGCTTTATACAAACTTTACAAAAACCCGTAAAAATTAGATCGCCGATCGCCCCGATTTTACAGGGAAGGGTTCACTTGAGTCTATCAGTCGCTATTTTTGCCCCAAAATTGGATAGAGAGAGGGAGAGAGTGGGAGAGGATTTGACCATTTTGGATGGTCATCCAAATATAGAACTTAAATTCAGTACAAATTATTACCGCAGCGAACCGCGAAAAGTTAACGGTTAAGAGTTAACAAAAAAGTCAACAGTTAACCGTTAATTTGAAAACCCCCCACCAAAAGTCGGGGGAGCAAGTTAAGAGTTGTAGACGTTTTCTGACTGGGAGGTTTCGCGAGTGATGGGTTTGACTTTGGCTTTTGCCTTAGCTGCGTTGCGTTTTAGGGCCTGGAGACGAGCTTCGTATTTAGCCCGCTGCTGTTTTTTGGAGGTTTGCTCGATTAAAGTTTTTAAAGCGCTGCCGAGGCTTTTGTAGGCATTTGGGAGGGTGTAGCCGAATCGGGTGGCGAGGGCGAGGGCTTTTTCGTCAGCGTCTACTGCTTCTTTTAAACTTTTCTCTCCGTTGTTTTTTTGGTAAAGTCTCCAGCCGGAGACGCCGCACAAAGATAGGGCGAGTACCAGTAGCAAGCCGTCTTGCACCCAAAGTTCGCCGACGGCGCCGCCTAAACCGATCGCGAGGGCTGCCATTTCCCAACCGTCTCTGGGGATGGTGTCATTTTGAATTCGGGCGACTTCATGCCAGAATAGGAGATTGCGCTGATCCGTAGCTAGCTGTTCCCAGCGGATCAAGTCTATCTGTATCTCTACCTGGTCTTTGCCTATTTCTTCGCTGCGGATCAGGGTGGGATTAACTTCTATTGTTTTTTCTACTGTTACCCAACTTTGGAGTTCTGGGGGCAGTATGTTTTTCAAGCGCCGGATCTCACTCATCTCGGCTCTTGCTGTAGAGGTTGCATAGGATGTCATAGCTCCGGCCTATTGATTTTCCAAAGGTTAATACGTGTCTATTTCTGGAGTATAGCAAACCTTGAATCCAAATATAGTCTAGCTACCGGGGTCGATCGACCTTTTGGCAACTTTACTTGATTTTAGTCGCTCGCCCCCGATCGATCCTGTGCTTGAGACTATTTCATCAACGGTGCGATTTCTTGCCGCAATTTCGACCAAGCAGCCAAAACTTCCGGCTTAGAAGTTATACCTTTT encodes the following:
- a CDS encoding DUF3318 domain-containing protein, coding for MTSYATSTARAEMSEIRRLKNILPPELQSWVTVEKTIEVNPTLIRSEEIGKDQVEIQIDLIRWEQLATDQRNLLFWHEVARIQNDTIPRDGWEMAALAIGLGGAVGELWVQDGLLLVLALSLCGVSGWRLYQKNNGEKSLKEAVDADEKALALATRFGYTLPNAYKSLGSALKTLIEQTSKKQQRAKYEARLQALKRNAAKAKAKVKPITRETSQSENVYNS